One Kitasatospora sp. MAP12-44 DNA segment encodes these proteins:
- a CDS encoding MFS transporter, protein MTLLAACLGFVVVILDVSVVNVATDALRRDLGGSISGLEWVINGYTLTFAAFLLTAGAFGDRFDLKRIFQLGFAVFALASFACGASDTLVMLIIARIVQGVGAALIVPSSLALVNQAFPVPAERGKAVSLWAAAGGLSLALGPVVGGILISQLGWQSIFFVNVPIAVAGIWLIGANAPAPKPRTGAARSFDLPGQALAVVGLGTLTAAIIEANGLGWTAPLVLACFAVFVLSVAGFIVVEGRSADPMLPLKLFRNKAFTASSLIGVSVNFSFYGLIFIFSLFFQSVWHYTPIRAGLAFLPMTATIMIANLVSGRLTKRHGARPVLISGSLLAALGYLTMLPAVGSASYLSIALQLLVAGAGIGLVVPAMTNAMLSAVEQGNIGIASGVLNASRQLGGLIGVATMGLLVGHVAGAGFLTGLRYALIAATAVLVLGALLSAVGIQRIRPVAAPAVREPVKPVPAVAECAGLSTK, encoded by the coding sequence TTGACGCTACTCGCAGCCTGCCTCGGCTTCGTCGTCGTCATCCTGGACGTCAGCGTCGTCAATGTGGCGACCGACGCGCTGCGCCGCGACCTCGGCGGCAGCATCTCCGGCCTGGAGTGGGTGATCAACGGCTACACCCTCACCTTCGCCGCCTTCCTGCTCACCGCCGGCGCCTTCGGCGACCGCTTCGACCTCAAGCGGATCTTCCAACTCGGCTTCGCGGTCTTCGCGTTGGCCTCCTTCGCCTGCGGCGCCTCGGACACCCTGGTGATGCTGATCATCGCGCGGATCGTGCAGGGGGTCGGCGCGGCGCTGATCGTGCCGTCCTCGCTCGCGCTGGTGAACCAGGCCTTCCCGGTGCCGGCCGAACGCGGCAAGGCGGTCAGCCTCTGGGCAGCGGCCGGCGGCCTCTCGCTGGCGCTCGGTCCCGTGGTCGGCGGGATCCTGATCTCGCAGCTCGGCTGGCAGTCGATCTTCTTCGTGAACGTGCCGATCGCGGTGGCCGGCATCTGGCTGATCGGCGCCAACGCGCCCGCCCCCAAGCCCCGTACCGGCGCGGCCCGCTCCTTCGACCTCCCCGGCCAGGCGCTCGCGGTGGTCGGCCTCGGCACCCTGACGGCCGCCATCATCGAGGCCAACGGCCTGGGCTGGACGGCACCCCTGGTGCTGGCCTGCTTCGCGGTCTTCGTGCTCTCGGTGGCGGGCTTCATCGTGGTCGAGGGCCGCAGCGCGGACCCGATGCTGCCGCTGAAGCTCTTCCGCAACAAGGCGTTCACGGCCTCCTCGCTGATCGGAGTCTCCGTCAACTTCTCCTTCTACGGCCTGATCTTCATCTTCAGCCTCTTCTTCCAGAGCGTCTGGCACTACACCCCGATCCGGGCCGGCCTGGCCTTCCTGCCGATGACCGCCACCATCATGATCGCGAACCTGGTCTCCGGTCGGCTCACCAAGCGCCACGGTGCCCGCCCGGTGCTGATCTCCGGCAGCCTGCTGGCCGCACTCGGCTACCTCACGATGCTGCCGGCCGTCGGCTCCGCCTCCTACCTCTCCATCGCCCTCCAACTGCTGGTCGCCGGCGCCGGTATCGGCCTGGTGGTGCCCGCGATGACCAACGCCATGCTGTCGGCGGTGGAGCAGGGGAACATCGGCATCGCCTCCGGCGTGCTGAACGCCTCACGCCAGCTCGGCGGACTGATCGGCGTCGCGACGATGGGGCTGCTGGTCGGCCACGTCGCCGGCGCCGGCTTCCTGACCGGACTGCGCTACGCCCTGATCGCGGCAACCGCCGTGCTGGTCCTCGGTGCGCTGCTGAGCGCCGTGGGAATCCAGCGGATCCGTCCCGTGGCCGCCCCCGCGGTCCGGGAGCCCGTCAAGCCGGTGCCGGCTGTCGCCGAATGCGCCGGCCTGTCCACGAAGTGA
- a CDS encoding helix-turn-helix domain-containing protein, whose protein sequence is MTIDPPAATPRHRTPPEHAVLDEVTLEAALAALADPVRLTLVREVASAQDWERSCGSFDVPVRKAALSHHFAVLRAAGLIEQRDAGPRRFNRLRRAEFDERFPGLLDAVLRAQE, encoded by the coding sequence ATGACCATCGACCCGCCCGCCGCGACGCCGCGGCACCGGACCCCGCCGGAGCACGCCGTGCTGGACGAGGTGACGCTGGAGGCCGCGCTCGCGGCGCTGGCCGACCCGGTCCGGCTCACCCTGGTGCGCGAGGTGGCCTCGGCCCAGGACTGGGAGCGGTCCTGCGGCAGCTTCGACGTCCCGGTCCGCAAGGCGGCGCTGAGCCACCATTTCGCGGTGCTGCGCGCCGCCGGGCTGATCGAGCAGCGCGACGCCGGGCCGCGGAGGTTCAACCGGCTGCGGCGCGCCGAGTTCGACGAGCGCTTCCCGGGGCTGCTGGACGCCGTGCTGCGGGCCCAGGAGTAG
- a CDS encoding FAH family protein, which produces MSMFFECDFDNERYLGFERPVDGEPVRVHRVGAAGAAVWLTAASGDPDEFRRTVEAACPPVLIPAADRDGLRMRPPLLPASPSDATLSGFMQTHNVKVTAPTSSPAAADAEPARPNWFFKGLGHSLRVTGQALTVPGSAVAICEEAEVVLVYLTDQEGTPRYLGYTFGNDLTDIGRFKRNNGHLSYAKLCECSVAPWLFLGPPPRSVTGTVAIERAGETAWKGDFRTGLDALHYELADMMENLFSFPVLSEPGRVHYVFIGADRSSFHDGFRIEHGDRIGIDVSSHDVRLSDAVHWAGSPTTEAS; this is translated from the coding sequence ATGAGCATGTTCTTCGAGTGCGACTTCGACAACGAGCGCTACCTGGGCTTCGAGCGTCCGGTGGACGGTGAGCCGGTCCGGGTGCACCGGGTGGGTGCCGCCGGAGCAGCGGTCTGGCTGACGGCCGCGTCCGGCGATCCGGACGAGTTCCGACGAACCGTCGAAGCGGCCTGCCCCCCGGTGCTGATACCCGCGGCCGACCGCGACGGCCTGCGGATGCGCCCGCCGCTGCTGCCGGCCTCCCCCTCCGACGCGACGCTCAGCGGCTTTATGCAGACCCACAACGTCAAGGTGACCGCACCGACGTCAAGCCCGGCCGCCGCCGACGCCGAGCCGGCCCGGCCGAACTGGTTCTTCAAGGGCCTGGGCCACTCCCTGCGGGTGACCGGCCAGGCGCTGACCGTCCCGGGCTCGGCGGTCGCGATCTGCGAGGAGGCCGAGGTCGTCCTGGTCTACCTGACCGACCAGGAGGGCACCCCGCGCTACCTCGGCTACACCTTCGGGAACGACCTCACCGACATCGGCCGCTTCAAGCGCAACAACGGCCACCTCTCCTACGCCAAGCTCTGCGAGTGCTCGGTGGCGCCGTGGCTCTTCCTCGGCCCGCCGCCGCGCTCGGTGACCGGCACGGTGGCCATCGAGCGCGCGGGCGAGACCGCCTGGAAGGGCGACTTCCGGACCGGACTGGACGCGCTGCACTACGAGTTGGCGGACATGATGGAGAACCTCTTCTCCTTCCCCGTGCTCAGCGAGCCGGGCCGGGTGCACTACGTCTTCATCGGCGCCGACCGCAGCAGCTTCCACGACGGCTTCCGGATCGAGCACGGCGACCGGATCGGTATCGACGTGAGCAGCCACGACGTGCGGCTCTCCGATGCCGTGCACTGGGCGGGCAGCCCGACCACGGAGGCGTCATGA
- a CDS encoding thiamine pyrophosphate-dependent enzyme, which yields MTKYFSDTVVEFLHQQDIDYVSFNPGASFRGVHDSLVHAENADIAPEIIMACHEEIAVAVAHGYHKASGRHMAVFVHANVGLLHASMAIFNAWCDRVPLLVLGGNGPLDAGERRPWIDWIHTSQHIESVVKDYVKWCDQPTSQWATVESLYRAFKLMNTEQQAPVFVALDFEIQEQPLKDGVELLPKSTTRPAELPGLDAERLTALCERLLAAELPVLIVDFAGRNPQTVAPLVALAERLGLAVVDRGNRFNLPNTHELNLSGAQEQLLADADLVIALEVQDLVGALGSFLELTPQGRPVGGAEVVSIGSNDLLVSKWAADYQQLVPVQDSLIADSVKTLTALRTLAEDEDGAFATAEFTARRDARAKRIAAVHTQARLGWAEQAEQAHQRPVINVAAAVDEIHRAVRDEPWVLTNTGSLTIDGWVKKLWAIDRPGSYLGLNGGGGLGYGLGASIGAAIAHQGDGQLCINLQADGDLLYTPSALWTLAAYDVPLLVIVMNNRLYLNSTQHAARIAENRDRDIDRSHIATSFYDNPVDFVALAQSFNIHTLPRVEAIGDVASSVREAVAYIKEHGKPALVEILME from the coding sequence ATGACGAAATACTTCTCCGACACGGTCGTCGAGTTCCTGCACCAGCAGGACATCGACTATGTGAGCTTCAACCCCGGTGCTTCCTTCCGCGGTGTGCACGACTCACTGGTGCACGCGGAGAACGCGGACATCGCCCCGGAGATCATCATGGCCTGCCACGAGGAGATCGCGGTCGCGGTCGCCCACGGCTACCACAAGGCCTCGGGCCGGCACATGGCCGTCTTCGTGCACGCCAACGTCGGCCTGCTGCACGCCTCGATGGCCATCTTCAACGCGTGGTGCGACCGGGTGCCGCTGCTGGTGCTGGGCGGCAACGGCCCGCTGGACGCCGGCGAGCGGCGCCCGTGGATCGACTGGATCCACACCTCGCAGCACATCGAGTCCGTGGTGAAGGACTACGTGAAGTGGTGCGACCAGCCGACCAGCCAGTGGGCCACCGTCGAATCCCTGTACCGCGCCTTCAAGTTGATGAACACCGAGCAGCAGGCTCCGGTCTTCGTGGCACTGGACTTCGAGATCCAGGAGCAGCCGCTCAAGGACGGCGTCGAGCTGCTGCCCAAGTCCACCACCCGGCCGGCCGAGCTGCCCGGTCTTGACGCCGAGCGGCTCACCGCTCTCTGCGAGCGACTGCTGGCCGCTGAACTTCCGGTGCTGATCGTCGACTTCGCCGGCCGCAACCCGCAGACCGTGGCCCCGCTGGTCGCCCTGGCGGAGCGCCTGGGCCTGGCCGTGGTCGACCGCGGCAACCGGTTCAACCTGCCCAACACCCACGAGTTGAACCTGTCCGGCGCGCAGGAGCAGCTGCTGGCCGACGCGGACCTGGTGATCGCCCTCGAAGTACAGGACCTGGTGGGCGCGTTGGGCTCGTTCCTGGAGCTCACCCCGCAGGGCCGGCCGGTCGGCGGCGCCGAGGTGGTCAGCATCGGCAGCAACGACCTGCTGGTCAGCAAGTGGGCCGCGGACTACCAGCAACTCGTCCCGGTGCAGGACTCGTTGATCGCCGACAGCGTCAAGACCCTGACCGCCCTGCGGACACTGGCCGAGGACGAGGACGGCGCGTTCGCCACGGCGGAGTTCACCGCCCGACGGGACGCCCGGGCCAAGCGGATCGCCGCCGTGCACACCCAGGCCCGACTCGGCTGGGCCGAGCAGGCCGAGCAGGCGCACCAGCGGCCGGTGATCAACGTGGCCGCCGCCGTGGACGAGATCCACCGAGCGGTGCGCGACGAGCCCTGGGTGCTGACCAACACCGGCAGCCTGACCATCGACGGCTGGGTGAAGAAGCTCTGGGCGATCGACCGGCCGGGCAGCTACCTGGGCCTGAACGGCGGCGGCGGCCTCGGCTACGGTCTCGGCGCCTCGATCGGTGCCGCGATCGCCCACCAGGGCGACGGGCAGCTCTGCATCAACCTCCAGGCGGACGGCGACCTGCTCTACACCCCGAGCGCGCTGTGGACGCTGGCGGCCTACGACGTGCCGCTGCTGGTCATCGTGATGAACAACCGGCTCTACCTGAACTCCACCCAGCACGCCGCCCGGATCGCCGAGAACCGCGACCGCGACATCGACCGCTCGCACATCGCGACCAGCTTCTACGACAACCCGGTCGACTTCGTCGCTCTGGCGCAGTCCTTCAACATCCACACGCTGCCCCGGGTCGAGGCGATCGGCGACGTGGCGTCCAGCGTCCGCGAGGCCGTCGCGTACATCAAGGAGCACGGCAAGCCGGCCCTGGTGGAAATCCTCATGGAGTGA
- a CDS encoding enolase C-terminal domain-like protein — translation MAEALLHHATLPMRVGFDHPAARRSRSDSLVLRLTVDGASGLGECAPRSYVTGETSASVTAALGALSLDGLFERLRHTDSRELLAALRADGFERTFGLGGGNNLVCLLETAVLDLLARRLQLPIARVLGPDTPTGAALPVSQVLDLGLPVEEFLATRGPFHFVKIKASESIERDVRTVRAVRDKLGPDVPVMVDANMSWDVEQAVRHIGALRGHGVDLVEEPVRKGAYRELAEIRRRTGMAIMLDESLSSLADARTAVAAGACDAFNVRVAKCGGLLRSNELIEFAREHGVAYQVGVQVAEVGPLIAAGRALAFHHGDAVTVEAGQSDRFFATMIVSPAPGVDRLGNTISPATGAGFGMELDASAEPYAVAAFTEGQDHWRPLGVSSKAEA, via the coding sequence ATGGCTGAGGCACTGCTGCACCACGCGACGCTGCCGATGCGGGTCGGCTTCGACCACCCGGCGGCCCGCCGCAGCCGCTCGGACAGCCTGGTGCTGCGGCTGACGGTCGACGGGGCGAGCGGCCTGGGCGAGTGCGCACCGCGCTCCTACGTGACCGGCGAGACCAGCGCGAGCGTGACGGCGGCGCTCGGCGCGCTGTCCCTGGACGGGCTCTTCGAGCGGCTGCGGCACACCGACAGCCGCGAGCTGCTCGCGGCGCTGCGGGCGGACGGCTTCGAGCGGACCTTCGGCCTCGGTGGCGGCAACAACCTGGTCTGCCTGCTGGAGACGGCGGTCCTCGACCTGCTGGCCCGCCGGCTCCAGCTGCCCATCGCCCGGGTGCTCGGGCCGGACACGCCGACCGGTGCCGCGCTGCCGGTCTCCCAGGTGCTGGATCTGGGCCTGCCGGTGGAGGAGTTCCTGGCCACCCGCGGTCCGTTCCACTTCGTCAAGATCAAGGCGTCCGAGTCCATCGAGCGCGACGTCCGCACCGTGCGGGCCGTGCGGGACAAGCTCGGCCCGGACGTGCCGGTGATGGTCGACGCCAACATGAGCTGGGACGTCGAGCAGGCCGTGCGCCACATCGGCGCGCTGCGCGGACACGGCGTCGACCTGGTCGAGGAGCCGGTACGCAAGGGCGCGTACCGCGAGCTGGCCGAGATCCGGCGCCGCACCGGCATGGCGATCATGCTGGACGAGTCGCTCAGCAGCCTGGCCGACGCCCGCACGGCGGTGGCGGCCGGTGCCTGCGACGCGTTCAACGTCCGGGTCGCCAAGTGCGGTGGCCTGCTGCGCTCGAACGAGCTCATCGAGTTCGCCCGCGAGCACGGCGTCGCCTACCAGGTGGGCGTGCAGGTGGCCGAGGTCGGACCGCTGATCGCGGCCGGCCGGGCGCTGGCCTTCCACCACGGCGACGCCGTCACCGTCGAGGCCGGTCAGTCCGACCGCTTCTTCGCCACGATGATCGTCTCGCCGGCGCCGGGTGTCGACCGCCTGGGCAACACCATCTCCCCGGCCACGGGTGCCGGGTTCGGCATGGAGCTCGACGCGAGCGCCGAACCGTACGCCGTGGCCGCGTTCACCGAAGGTCAGGACCACTGGCGCCCGCTGGGCGTGTCATCGAAGGCAGAGGCATGA
- a CDS encoding alpha/beta fold hydrolase: protein MIELKKAPQDIRREIHGVPVGGTELALHLWRPKNVKGAVFYFHGLQSHAGWLWEVGPQFAANDIAFFTLDRRGCGISGGERSELADADSVLGDYLAALRTVREMIGDDIPLNLFGHCLGGSFLAALLHDERLDVRYDSAVFCSTWLGRLHSTLSADQRRTLAAEQRTDLWDAGLQSADFTDHPKYREYIDQDDLATRYLTLRSRRTLLELEDRYLNSSRVLPGVPTAYVSGLVDPVIDLASARHAFNELVDGRGSLLQFPTDKHYLFYTDVRAELVNWASAFTMIPALQHHG, encoded by the coding sequence ATGATCGAGCTCAAGAAGGCGCCGCAGGACATCCGCCGCGAGATCCACGGAGTGCCGGTCGGCGGCACGGAGTTGGCGCTGCACCTGTGGCGCCCCAAGAACGTCAAGGGCGCGGTCTTCTACTTCCACGGGCTGCAGAGCCACGCGGGGTGGCTGTGGGAGGTCGGACCGCAGTTCGCGGCCAACGACATCGCCTTCTTCACCCTGGACCGGCGCGGCTGCGGCATCAGCGGCGGCGAGCGCAGCGAGCTGGCGGACGCCGACAGCGTGCTCGGCGACTACCTGGCGGCGCTGCGGACCGTGCGCGAGATGATCGGCGACGACATCCCGCTCAACCTCTTCGGCCACTGCCTGGGCGGCTCGTTCCTGGCGGCCCTGCTGCACGACGAGAGACTCGACGTCCGCTACGACTCGGCCGTCTTCTGCTCCACCTGGCTGGGCCGGCTGCACTCGACGCTCTCCGCCGACCAGCGGCGCACCCTGGCCGCCGAGCAGCGGACCGACCTGTGGGACGCCGGGCTGCAGTCCGCCGACTTCACCGACCACCCCAAGTACCGCGAGTACATCGACCAGGACGACCTGGCCACCCGGTATCTGACGCTGCGCTCCCGGCGGACCCTGCTGGAGCTGGAGGACCGCTACCTGAACAGCTCACGCGTGCTGCCCGGGGTGCCGACCGCGTACGTCTCCGGCCTGGTCGACCCGGTGATCGACCTCGCCTCCGCCCGCCACGCGTTCAACGAGCTGGTCGACGGTCGCGGCAGCCTGCTGCAGTTCCCGACCGACAAGCACTACCTCTTCTACACCGACGTACGGGCCGAACTGGTCAACTGGGCCTCGGCGTTCACGATGATACCGGCCCTGCAACACCATGGCTGA
- a CDS encoding GH3 auxin-responsive promoter family protein: MEQTTNWLAHWRSRRDPFIAECVQARADLLTDLANPQAAQDRVLDDIIGISSNALLWKELNYDVVADDRSAFRKILPIMRYDDFAPAIERETRTKGGVLTCSPVLRWLKTSGTTGTPKRVPYTLHWLLTYRIPAMKAMWGTYLESHPEMLAGPFSTLDTQTVREDVYDFVHGVAHQAISNRHPQINTLDWNPPWYQAPWFGPETPSTHDGRMYHRIRHLLGQELHYISSINPSTLISLRDHIALHGEQLVRDLFDGTLQGEPFGDPDPQAAARLEAVLRNPDFSLKDVWPSLTLYSCWMSSSAGLYQSKLDAAFPGVDKLPFMSCGTEGVTTIPVDGTLHSQPLAVGQAYFEFVPAAVPLGELLERGESVETLLFDELRAGEDYHLIMSQGNGLFRLWTGDIYHVDRVVGDVPWIHFLRRDGVFHSFTGEKITEAQVTQAITQGLERLNVDMGLYMCGPHWAEPPNYVALVETTNGLGASDSAISAGIDRELKEINIEYASKRDSGRLNPIKVVSVPPNAINAYFESKRLGSNATQYKYKPFQRDIDFLSEITGQELGERA, from the coding sequence ATGGAACAGACGACGAACTGGCTGGCGCACTGGCGCAGCCGACGGGACCCCTTCATAGCGGAGTGCGTGCAGGCCCGCGCCGACCTGCTGACCGATCTCGCCAACCCGCAGGCCGCACAGGACCGGGTGCTGGACGACATCATCGGCATCAGCAGCAACGCACTGCTCTGGAAGGAGCTGAACTACGACGTCGTCGCCGACGACCGCAGCGCCTTCCGCAAGATCCTGCCGATCATGCGCTACGACGACTTCGCCCCGGCCATCGAGCGCGAGACCCGCACCAAGGGCGGCGTGCTGACCTGCAGCCCGGTGCTGCGCTGGCTGAAGACCAGCGGCACCACGGGCACCCCCAAGCGCGTCCCGTACACGCTGCACTGGCTGCTGACCTACCGCATCCCCGCCATGAAGGCGATGTGGGGCACGTACTTGGAGAGCCACCCGGAGATGCTCGCCGGCCCGTTCTCCACGCTGGACACCCAGACCGTCCGCGAGGACGTCTACGACTTCGTGCACGGCGTCGCCCACCAGGCGATCAGCAACCGCCACCCGCAGATCAACACGCTGGACTGGAACCCGCCGTGGTACCAGGCCCCCTGGTTCGGGCCGGAGACGCCGAGCACCCACGACGGCCGGATGTACCACCGGATCCGCCACCTGCTCGGCCAGGAGCTGCACTACATCTCCTCGATCAACCCCAGCACGCTGATCTCGCTGCGCGACCACATCGCCCTGCACGGCGAGCAGTTGGTGCGGGACCTGTTCGACGGAACGCTGCAGGGCGAGCCCTTCGGCGACCCCGACCCGCAGGCGGCCGCCCGGCTGGAGGCGGTGCTGCGCAACCCCGACTTCAGCCTGAAGGACGTCTGGCCCTCGCTGACGCTCTACAGCTGCTGGATGTCCTCCTCGGCCGGGCTCTACCAGAGCAAGCTGGACGCCGCCTTCCCGGGCGTCGACAAGCTGCCCTTCATGAGCTGCGGCACCGAGGGCGTCACCACCATCCCGGTGGACGGGACGCTGCACAGCCAGCCGCTGGCGGTCGGCCAGGCGTACTTCGAGTTCGTCCCGGCGGCGGTGCCGCTCGGCGAACTCCTGGAGCGCGGCGAGTCGGTGGAGACGCTGCTCTTCGACGAGCTGCGGGCCGGCGAGGACTACCACCTGATCATGTCGCAGGGCAACGGCCTGTTCCGGCTCTGGACCGGCGACATCTACCACGTCGACCGCGTGGTGGGCGACGTGCCGTGGATCCACTTCCTGCGCCGCGACGGCGTGTTCCACTCCTTCACCGGCGAGAAGATCACCGAGGCCCAGGTGACCCAGGCGATCACCCAGGGTCTTGAGCGGCTCAACGTCGATATGGGGCTCTACATGTGCGGCCCGCACTGGGCCGAGCCGCCGAACTACGTCGCCCTGGTCGAGACGACCAACGGCCTCGGCGCCTCGGACAGCGCGATCTCGGCCGGCATCGACCGGGAGCTCAAGGAGATCAACATCGAGTACGCGTCCAAGCGGGACAGCGGCCGCCTGAACCCGATCAAGGTCGTCTCGGTGCCGCCGAACGCGATCAACGCCTACTTCGAGAGCAAGCGGCTGGGCAGCAACGCCACGCAGTACAAGTACAAGCCGTTCCAACGCGACATCGACTTCCTTTCCGAGATCACCGGCCAAGAACTGGGAGAACGGGCATGA
- a CDS encoding aldo/keto reductase — translation MEQNKLGSQGLAVSRVGLGCMGMSQWYGETDDAESIATIHRALELGITMLDTAEAYGPFLNEELIGKALKGRREQAVIATKFGFPTGGSFDGVDSRPEHIVGLVEASLRRLQTDYVDVLYQHRVDPSVPIEEVVGAMAGLVAEGKVRYLGLCEAGEATIRRAHAVHPLSVVQAEYSLWERNLEDDVLPALRSLGIGLVGFCPLGRGFLTGTVDRAENYPADDFRSHDPRLQGENYDLNMAIARRIKELAARHDLTPAQLAVAWVLHQGDDIVPIPGTKRRKYLDENVGAAAVRLSAELLAEIEQIVRSGMVAGPRYNERMMAAIDR, via the coding sequence CTGGAGCAGAACAAGCTGGGCAGCCAGGGACTGGCAGTCTCCCGGGTCGGCCTCGGCTGCATGGGCATGAGCCAGTGGTACGGCGAGACGGACGACGCCGAGTCGATCGCCACGATCCACCGCGCCCTGGAGCTCGGGATCACCATGCTCGACACCGCCGAGGCCTACGGCCCCTTCCTGAACGAGGAGTTGATCGGCAAGGCGCTCAAGGGCCGGCGCGAGCAGGCGGTGATCGCCACCAAGTTCGGCTTCCCGACCGGCGGCAGCTTCGACGGCGTCGACAGCCGGCCCGAGCACATCGTGGGGCTCGTCGAGGCGTCGCTGCGCCGCCTGCAGACCGACTACGTCGACGTGCTCTACCAGCACCGGGTGGACCCCTCGGTGCCGATCGAGGAGGTCGTCGGCGCGATGGCGGGCCTGGTCGCCGAGGGCAAGGTCCGCTACCTGGGCCTGTGCGAGGCGGGCGAGGCCACCATCCGCCGGGCGCACGCCGTGCACCCGCTCTCCGTGGTGCAGGCCGAGTACTCGCTCTGGGAGCGCAACCTGGAGGACGACGTGCTCCCGGCGCTGCGCTCGCTGGGCATCGGACTGGTCGGCTTCTGCCCGCTGGGCCGCGGCTTCCTGACCGGGACGGTGGACCGCGCCGAGAACTACCCGGCCGACGACTTCCGCAGCCACGACCCGCGTCTGCAGGGCGAGAACTACGACCTCAACATGGCGATCGCCCGGCGGATCAAGGAGCTGGCCGCCCGGCACGACCTGACGCCGGCCCAGCTCGCCGTCGCCTGGGTGCTGCACCAGGGCGACGACATCGTCCCGATCCCGGGGACGAAGCGGCGCAAGTACCTGGACGAGAACGTCGGCGCCGCCGCCGTGCGGCTGAGCGCCGAACTGCTCGCCGAGATCGAGCAGATCGTCCGCTCGGGCATGGTCGCCGGCCCCCGCTACAACGAACGCATGATGGCGGCGATCGACCGCTGA